The proteins below are encoded in one region of Meriones unguiculatus strain TT.TT164.6M chromosome 18, Bangor_MerUng_6.1, whole genome shotgun sequence:
- the LOC110565841 gene encoding olfactory receptor 4F3/4F16/4F29-like, whose translation MEEVNHSVVSEFVFLGLTNSWSIQLLLFVFSSIFYVGSMMGNCLIVFTVASDSNLHSPMYFLLANLSFIDLGVSSVTSPKMIYDLFRKHKVISFRGCVTQIFFIHVIGGVEMVLLIAMAFDRYVAICKPLHYLTIMSPRMCILFSVIAWVVGLMHSLVQLAFVINLPFCGPNVLDSFYCDLPRFIKLACIDTYQLEFMVTANSGFISVGSFFILIISYIVIIITVQKHSSSGSFKALSTLSAHISVVVLFFGPLIFFYTWPSPSTHLDKYLAIFDAVVTPFLNPVIYTFRNQEMKIAMNRVCRQLMSYRKSS comes from the coding sequence atggaaGAAGTGAATCACTCTGTGGTATCAGAGTTTGTGTTTCTGGGACTCACCAACTCCTGGAGTATTCAGCTATTGCTTTTTGTGTTTTCCTCCATCTTTTATGTAGGAAGCATGATGGGAAACTGCCTCATTGTGTTCACTGTGGCATCTGACTCTAACCTACACTCTCCCATGTACTTTCTGTTGGCAAACCTCTCCTTCATTGACTTAGGTGTTTCTTCTGTTACTTCTCCAAAGATGATTTATGACTTATTCAGAAAACACAAAGTCATCTCCTTTAGAGGTTGTGTCACTCAAATCTTCTTCATCCACGTTATTGGTGGTGTGGAGATGGTGCTTCTCATAGCCATGGCTTTTGACAGATATGTGGCCATATGTAAGCCTCTCCATTACCTGACCATTATGAGCCCAAGGATGTGCATCTTGTTTTCAGTGATAGCCTGGGTGGTTGGCCTTATGCATTCTCTGGTTCAACTGGCTTTTGTAATAAACTTACCTTTCTGTGGACCAAATGTGTTGGACAGCTTCTACTGTGACCTTCCTCGGTTTATCAAACTTGCCTGCATAGACACTTACCAACTGGAATTTATGGTCACAGCCAACAGTGGGTTTATATCTGTGGGCTCTTTCTTCATACTTATCATTTCCTATATTGTCATCATAATCACTGTGCAAAAACACTCTTCAAGTGGCTCCTTTAAAGCCCTGTCCACACTTTCAGCTCATATCTCTGTGGTGGTCTTATTCTTTGGTCCTTTGATATTTTTCTATACTTGGCCTTCTCCTTCTACACATCTGGATAAATATCTGGCCATATTTGATGCAGTTGTTACTCCTTTTCTGAATCCTGTGATCTATACATTCAGAAACCAAGAAATGAAGATTGCAATGAACAGAGTATGCAGACAACTAATGAGTTATAGGAAATCTTCTTAA